ATCATGATGCGATTCACGATGCCGTGACCGGTACAATGGATGATAGGAAGGAGAGGGTAAACGGTAAGATCAGGGTAACGAACCCTGCGACCCTTGAGAAGTTCGCCGAGGTCGAATGCACGCCGCCTGAGAGCGTGGCCGATATCGTCAAGGAGGCGAGAGAGGCACAAAAGGCCTGGATGGAGCTTACTGTCCACGAAAGAAGGAGGGTCCTCGTCCAGGTCCAGGAATCAGTCCTCGAAAGGAAGGAGGAGATTGTCCGTACCATCAACGGCGAGACAGGGAAGCCACGATTGGAGGCCATAGCAACCGATATAATGGCCGGGCTCAGCGTCGGGGATTATTGCGTCGACGTCATGGAATCCAAATTCAAGGAAAGTAAAGTGGACTATGGCCGACTAGGTACGACCTTCAGGCTCCTCGGGAGGCGTTCATACATCTCCCCTAGGCCACTGGGGGTCATAGGAATAATCGCTCCTTGGAACTATCCGTTCGGTATTCCCTATTCCCAGGCGATCATGGCGGTCGCGGCAGGTAACGCGGTGGTAATGAAACCCTCGAGCTACACACCCATGACAGCCCTCCTCGTAAAAGAGATCTTCGAGTCTGCTGGAGCCCCCAGAGGCCTTATTAATATAATATGCGGCCCTGGGTCGACCGTGGGGGAGGCATTGGTCACCTCTGGTGTTGATCGGATCATATTCACAGGCAGCACGGAAACGGGGAGGGAGGTCATGGCCACCGCCTCGATGACATTGACCCCGGTGACCCTGGAGCTTGGAGGAAAGGACCCTATGGTGGTCCTGCCTGATGCAGACCTCGAAAGAGCGGTCCGGGGTGCCGTATGGGGCTCCTTCGTTAACGCAGGGCAGACGTGTGCCTGCGTCAAGCGCATATATGTGCACGATAGCGTGGTCCAGAGGTTCACCTCCATGATGGTCGAGAGGGTCAGGAGGCTCAAGATAGGGGATGGCCTTGATGACCCTGATGTC
This genomic window from Methanomassiliicoccales archaeon contains:
- a CDS encoding aldehyde dehydrogenase, yielding MDDRKERVNGKIRVTNPATLEKFAEVECTPPESVADIVKEAREAQKAWMELTVHERRRVLVQVQESVLERKEEIVRTINGETGKPRLEAIATDIMAGLSVGDYCVDVMESKFKESKVDYGRLGTTFRLLGRRSYISPRPLGVIGIIAPWNYPFGIPYSQAIMAVAAGNAVVMKPSSYTPMTALLVKEIFESAGAPRGLINIICGPGSTVGEALVTSGVDRIIFTGSTETGREVMATASMTLTPVTLELGGKDPMVVLPDADLERAVRGAVWGSFVNAGQTCACVKRIYVHDSVVQRFTSMMVERVRRLKIGDGLDDPDVSIGPLISAQAVEEMERVVARALEEGAELLTGGKRPHGLKGHFFEPTIFGSVSQEMEICRKEIFGPIVVILSFKDEEEAINKAWDNPMALTASVWTSDLSKGKDLAKRMPGGTVMVNNSVYTYGLGATPWGGSKDSGFGRTHGDLGFQELMEHQHIHIDDGRYPQDLWWSPYDKERLEGIDKMLDGLFEGRSARPVIRLAGLLKLMKRRD